One Sediminibacillus dalangtanensis genomic region harbors:
- a CDS encoding phosphotransferase encodes MERIQSVLQEYQIGPAEIVPITSRLYKIHTFDYTFALKRSRMKPEALSSWENVYRQANLHRLSSIVPVYLTEKGQLYVSYEKDIYYLSPWQEMLERDEPVHELEGFFRELTNIHAVTMEEHAINQELAQDTVAHELQQLESRRADLLEHVEQFEARRYMSPFELEVCTHYRDIEIAFSKTAAWFEAYLEDLRRDQIGRTCLCHGNLRTSHLLTAQEQAKFINWEHAFTGNPVQDLSVYFQQEWQFHDYSLQDALQSFPVYEKQNRLLQSEKSLLAILSINPSNYLDTVEDHLRHPYNRPLPFQIRDLERSYRRLYHGLKFQEVLEGQRQEYLEKLEEED; translated from the coding sequence GTGGAAAGGATACAATCCGTTTTACAGGAATATCAAATCGGTCCAGCTGAAATTGTTCCAATAACTAGCCGATTGTATAAAATTCATACGTTTGATTATACCTTTGCCCTAAAGCGATCTCGGATGAAGCCAGAGGCCCTTTCTAGCTGGGAAAACGTTTATCGCCAAGCTAATTTGCACAGGCTCTCCTCCATCGTTCCTGTCTATTTGACTGAAAAAGGACAATTATATGTTTCTTATGAAAAGGATATTTATTATTTGTCTCCTTGGCAGGAAATGCTGGAAAGAGATGAGCCAGTCCATGAACTGGAAGGTTTTTTCAGGGAACTGACGAATATTCATGCTGTAACGATGGAAGAACATGCTATTAATCAGGAACTGGCACAGGATACAGTCGCTCATGAATTACAACAATTAGAGTCTCGTCGGGCAGACTTACTCGAACATGTGGAACAGTTTGAAGCACGCCGTTATATGTCACCGTTTGAACTAGAAGTTTGCACACACTATCGAGATATCGAAATCGCATTTTCTAAAACTGCTGCATGGTTTGAGGCTTATCTGGAAGATTTGCGAAGGGACCAAATTGGCAGAACGTGTCTATGTCATGGAAATTTACGTACCTCTCATTTGCTAACTGCCCAGGAACAAGCCAAATTTATCAATTGGGAACATGCCTTCACTGGGAACCCGGTACAGGATTTATCCGTTTACTTTCAACAGGAATGGCAATTCCATGATTACTCCCTTCAGGATGCTCTGCAGTCTTTCCCGGTATATGAAAAACAGAACCGATTGCTACAGAGTGAGAAGTCCCTTCTGGCTATTTTGTCTATCAATCCATCTAATTATCTGGACACAGTGGAAGACCATCTCCGGCATCCGTACAACAGGCCACTTCCATTTCAAATCAGAGACTTGGAGCGGTCTTATCGAAGGTTGTACCATGGCCTGAAATTCCAGGAAGTACTTGAAGGTCAACGACAGGAATACTTGGAAAAGCTGGAGGAAGAAGATTAA
- the spoVID gene encoding stage VI sporulation protein D: MAEGGQSVFTFDLNESVWFKKGQEVDEMMGISLDPEISIQEMGDFVSIRGVIELKGEYFQVKNQRESDEDADSFREDPSHRVVDQIEAYEDGVNEFFHHFPVEVSIPTYRVRSLDDVRVGIESFDYELPASNQLKLNASLTIHGVSEPRQESTSEMETEPATAEQTEVEKEAEALLEDTEVESVEEARDTTVPDTPILEAVKEEPAVETEEQEVFRFDVKEKAESSDEAHEREQASIDNDPLQSEKEQEKDRWKQKTQSLAEFFGKVEEVEESAESSNTDYESYDGKSDEEYEDSFESSEESSDGRDGEKPDTRYLLNIFDNKEERYTRLKMCIVQESDTLASLAEKYKVSPLHISKSNRLGDDDIEEGQILYIPVKK; encoded by the coding sequence TTGGCAGAAGGTGGTCAATCCGTGTTTACGTTTGATTTGAATGAATCTGTCTGGTTTAAAAAAGGACAGGAAGTTGATGAAATGATGGGAATATCCCTGGATCCGGAAATTTCTATTCAAGAGATGGGTGATTTTGTATCCATCAGGGGTGTAATTGAGTTGAAAGGGGAGTATTTTCAGGTAAAAAATCAGAGGGAATCTGATGAAGATGCTGACTCTTTCCGAGAGGATCCTTCCCATCGGGTGGTCGATCAAATAGAAGCTTATGAAGATGGAGTGAATGAGTTCTTTCACCATTTTCCAGTCGAAGTTTCCATACCAACATATCGAGTCCGTTCACTTGATGATGTGAGGGTCGGTATTGAGTCGTTTGATTATGAATTGCCTGCTTCCAATCAATTAAAATTAAATGCATCCTTGACGATCCACGGTGTTTCGGAGCCGCGGCAGGAAAGTACTTCCGAAATGGAAACAGAACCTGCGACAGCAGAGCAGACGGAAGTAGAGAAAGAAGCAGAAGCTTTGCTGGAAGATACGGAAGTTGAATCCGTTGAGGAAGCACGTGACACTACGGTTCCTGATACACCAATATTGGAGGCAGTAAAAGAGGAGCCGGCAGTTGAAACGGAAGAGCAGGAAGTTTTCCGATTCGATGTAAAAGAAAAAGCGGAAAGCTCAGATGAAGCACACGAGCGGGAACAAGCTTCTATCGATAATGATCCATTACAGAGCGAAAAGGAACAGGAAAAAGACAGATGGAAACAGAAAACCCAGTCACTGGCAGAGTTTTTCGGTAAAGTGGAAGAAGTAGAGGAATCTGCTGAATCGAGCAATACAGACTATGAAAGCTACGATGGAAAATCCGATGAAGAGTATGAAGACTCCTTTGAGTCGAGTGAAGAATCTTCAGATGGAAGGGACGGAGAAAAACCGGATACTCGCTACTTATTGAACATATTCGATAACAAAGAGGAACGGTATACCCGTCTAAAAATGTGTATTGTACAAGAAAGCGATACGCTTGCTTCATTAGCAGAGAAGTACAAGGTTTCGCCTCTTCATATTTCAAAATCGAATCGTTTAGGTGACGATGATATAGAAGAAGGGCAGATTCTCTATATACCTGTCAAGAAGTGA
- the hemL gene encoding glutamate-1-semialdehyde 2,1-aminomutase, with protein sequence MANYDRSKHAYQEAVDLMPGGVNSPVRAFKSVGMNPLFMERGKGSKIWDIDGNEYIDYVLSWGPLILGHANERVVNRLKEVTELGTSFGAPTEIENKLAQLVIDRVPSIEMVRMVNSGTEATMSALRLARGYTGRDKILKFEGNYHGHGDSLLIKAGSGVATLGLPDSPGVPESIAQNTITVPYNDTESVRYVFEQYGDDLAAVIVEPVSGNMGVVPPQGNFLQDLRQLTEDNGTLLIFDEVMTGFRVGFNSAQGHFGVTPDLTCLGKVIGGGLPVGAYGGKREIMERVAPTGDIYQAGTLSGNPLAMTAGYETLSLMDQAAYNQISDKVDKLIEGYKQASEDYGVPICVNRAGSMVGIFFTEADVINYETAKSANLDHFASYYRSMAEQGIFLPPSQFEGIFLSVAHTDEDIAKTIQAARNAFEKISKNQ encoded by the coding sequence ATGGCGAATTATGATCGTTCTAAGCATGCTTATCAAGAAGCGGTGGATTTGATGCCCGGAGGGGTCAACTCACCTGTCAGAGCCTTTAAATCAGTAGGAATGAATCCGTTATTTATGGAACGTGGGAAAGGCTCGAAGATATGGGATATCGATGGCAATGAATATATCGACTATGTCCTAAGCTGGGGACCGTTGATTTTAGGACATGCCAACGAAAGAGTGGTCAATCGGTTAAAGGAAGTGACCGAGCTTGGTACTAGCTTTGGTGCCCCGACCGAGATCGAAAACAAGCTGGCGCAATTGGTGATTGATCGGGTACCTTCGATTGAGATGGTGCGGATGGTCAATTCCGGAACCGAGGCGACCATGAGTGCATTGCGACTTGCACGCGGTTATACCGGAAGGGACAAGATTTTAAAATTTGAAGGCAACTACCATGGTCACGGCGACTCGCTATTAATCAAAGCAGGTTCCGGTGTTGCTACGCTCGGTCTTCCGGATAGCCCGGGAGTGCCAGAGTCGATTGCTCAAAACACCATCACCGTTCCATACAATGATACGGAAAGCGTCCGCTACGTTTTCGAACAATATGGTGATGACCTGGCGGCTGTCATTGTGGAACCTGTATCCGGCAACATGGGAGTGGTTCCGCCGCAAGGGAACTTTTTACAGGATCTGCGTCAATTGACAGAAGACAATGGTACACTGCTGATATTCGATGAAGTTATGACAGGATTCCGTGTCGGTTTTAACAGTGCCCAAGGTCATTTCGGTGTAACGCCAGATTTGACTTGTCTCGGTAAAGTAATCGGCGGTGGATTGCCGGTAGGTGCATACGGCGGCAAACGGGAAATTATGGAACGTGTCGCGCCGACCGGCGATATTTATCAGGCCGGTACTTTATCCGGTAATCCGCTGGCGATGACTGCTGGTTACGAAACGTTAAGTCTTATGGATCAAGCAGCCTACAATCAGATCAGCGATAAGGTTGACAAACTTATCGAAGGATACAAGCAAGCCTCTGAAGATTATGGGGTGCCGATTTGTGTCAACCGGGCAGGCTCCATGGTTGGAATCTTTTTCACCGAGGCAGATGTCATTAATTACGAAACAGCTAAATCTGCAAACCTTGATCATTTCGCCAGTTATTATCGTTCGATGGCGGAACAAGGCATCTTCCTGCCACCGTCTCAATTCGAAGGGATATTCTTGTCAGTCGCCCATACGGACGAAGATATAGCCAAGACAATCCAAGCAGCCAGAAACGCATTTGAAAAAATAAGCAAAAATCAATAA
- the hemB gene encoding porphobilinogen synthase, with protein MNEFKRHRRLRTSAAMRALVRETQLSTDDLIYPIFVIEGENVRREVPSMPGVYQVSLEHLSEEMDKLVELGIRSVLLFGIPKEKDEQGTQAYCETGIVQQALRKIKQEFPELITIADTCLCEYTSHGHCGVIHDGDVDNDASLPLHVETAISQAKAGADIIAPSNMMDGFVAAIREGLDNAGFKHIPIMSYAVKYASAYYGPFRDAADSTPQFGDRKTYQMDPSNRMEAFREAASDMEEGADFLIVKPAMSYLDIMREVKDRFNAPLVAYNVSGEYSMVKAAAQNGWINERELVMEKLTSMKRAGADLIVTYFAKDVAKWLKEE; from the coding sequence ATGAACGAGTTTAAAAGACATCGACGATTAAGAACATCAGCAGCCATGCGGGCATTGGTTAGGGAAACACAGTTATCGACTGACGATTTGATTTATCCGATATTCGTGATAGAAGGGGAAAATGTCAGAAGGGAAGTTCCTTCGATGCCTGGGGTATATCAGGTTTCGCTCGAACATCTATCGGAAGAGATGGACAAGCTTGTCGAACTGGGTATTCGTTCCGTCCTGTTGTTCGGCATTCCGAAGGAGAAGGATGAGCAGGGAACCCAGGCTTACTGTGAAACAGGTATAGTCCAACAAGCATTAAGAAAAATCAAACAAGAATTTCCTGAATTGATTACCATTGCGGATACTTGTCTCTGTGAATACACTTCCCACGGGCATTGTGGAGTTATTCATGACGGGGATGTAGATAACGACGCTTCACTTCCGCTCCATGTGGAAACAGCAATTAGCCAGGCCAAAGCAGGAGCGGATATCATTGCTCCGTCGAATATGATGGACGGGTTTGTTGCCGCTATTAGAGAAGGATTGGATAATGCGGGCTTTAAACACATTCCGATCATGTCCTATGCGGTCAAATATGCATCAGCATATTACGGCCCATTCCGCGATGCAGCGGACAGTACCCCGCAATTCGGTGACAGAAAGACATACCAGATGGATCCATCCAACAGAATGGAAGCTTTCCGTGAAGCGGCGTCCGACATGGAAGAAGGTGCAGACTTCCTTATTGTTAAACCAGCGATGTCTTACTTGGACATCATGCGGGAAGTCAAAGACCGTTTTAATGCACCGTTGGTCGCTTATAATGTAAGCGGAGAATATTCAATGGTGAAGGCAGCAGCACAAAATGGCTGGATCAACGAACGGGAATTGGTGATGGAAAAACTGACTTCGATGAAACGCGCAGGCGCAGATTTGATCGTCACCTATTTTGCTAAAGATGTAGCAAAATGGTTAAAAGAAGAATAA
- a CDS encoding uroporphyrinogen-III synthase, whose amino-acid sequence MGKPLAGKRVLITRSEQQAEDFASKLEEAEAVPVIVPLLRLQKREAQSNKQILSKLHEFTWVFFTSANGVKFFFEQLRDCGLDSGQLENSRVAAVGRKTRQALHKQGLSVDFTPEKYSGKRMATEFMKKYPDPGPVLLVCGGLARQDIPLQLERQKVYFQKAVVYDTLINTVARDDLLSFIREGKLDVYTFTSPSTVKAFMKLTSDEPELQQKVVSEALTVCIGPTTKEAAGKQGFTNILVPKDYTLEGMIKQLARYYDTERN is encoded by the coding sequence ATGGGCAAGCCTCTTGCGGGCAAAAGAGTTTTAATCACCCGCAGTGAACAGCAGGCGGAGGATTTCGCAAGTAAATTAGAAGAAGCGGAAGCAGTTCCGGTAATTGTTCCGCTTCTTCGCTTACAAAAAAGGGAAGCACAATCGAACAAACAAATCCTCTCCAAACTTCACGAATTTACATGGGTGTTTTTCACAAGTGCCAATGGCGTGAAGTTTTTTTTCGAGCAATTAAGGGACTGCGGTCTTGATTCGGGGCAGTTGGAAAATAGTAGGGTGGCAGCAGTCGGCAGAAAAACCAGACAGGCTTTACATAAACAAGGTTTGTCCGTCGATTTTACTCCGGAAAAGTATTCTGGGAAGCGCATGGCCACCGAATTTATGAAGAAATATCCTGATCCAGGTCCGGTTTTGCTTGTATGCGGTGGGTTGGCGAGACAGGATATTCCTCTACAGCTTGAACGGCAAAAGGTTTATTTCCAGAAAGCAGTGGTTTATGATACGCTGATAAATACAGTGGCCCGTGATGATCTTTTGTCTTTCATTAGAGAGGGAAAATTGGACGTCTACACATTTACCAGCCCCTCGACAGTAAAAGCGTTCATGAAGTTAACGTCAGATGAACCGGAATTACAACAAAAAGTTGTTTCTGAAGCGTTGACCGTCTGTATAGGACCGACTACTAAAGAGGCTGCTGGAAAACAAGGGTTTACAAATATTCTTGTACCGAAAGACTACACACTTGAGGGCATGATTAAACAGCTTGCCAGGTACTATGATACAGAAAGGAACTAG
- the hemC gene encoding hydroxymethylbilane synthase, with amino-acid sequence MRKIVIGSRKSNLALTQTEWVIDQLKKAGVPYEFEIKKIMTKGDKILDVTLSKVGGKGLFVKEIEQEMFDKEIDMAVHSMKDMPSQLPEGLIISSIPVREDHRDAFVSNDNVSLTDLPEGAVVGTSSLRRAAQVLAARPDVEIKSIRGNIETRLRKMKEEDYDAIVLAAAGLIRMGWGEEIVTEFLDPDLCVPAVGQGALAIECREDDQELRELLQKINDQYTAHTVSAERTFLHLLEGGCQIPIAGYAHMEKDEVVLTALVATSDGKTVLKEVVKGKNPVEVGREAAERMKARGAQKIVDDAKEELDQ; translated from the coding sequence ATGCGCAAAATCGTAATCGGTTCCCGGAAAAGCAACCTGGCTTTGACCCAAACAGAATGGGTGATTGACCAGTTGAAAAAAGCAGGGGTACCATATGAGTTTGAAATCAAGAAAATTATGACCAAAGGGGATAAAATCCTCGATGTCACACTTTCGAAAGTAGGCGGGAAGGGCTTGTTCGTCAAAGAAATAGAACAGGAGATGTTTGACAAGGAAATCGACATGGCTGTTCACAGTATGAAGGATATGCCTTCTCAACTACCTGAAGGACTTATTATTTCTTCCATCCCGGTTCGTGAAGATCACCGTGATGCCTTTGTTTCCAATGATAACGTATCATTAACAGACCTTCCGGAAGGAGCGGTGGTCGGTACTAGCAGCCTGCGAAGGGCGGCGCAAGTGCTGGCAGCAAGACCGGACGTTGAAATAAAATCTATTCGCGGTAATATCGAAACCCGACTTCGAAAAATGAAGGAAGAAGACTACGATGCGATTGTCCTGGCAGCTGCCGGGCTGATTCGTATGGGATGGGGAGAAGAAATCGTAACCGAATTCCTGGATCCCGATCTTTGTGTTCCGGCCGTTGGACAGGGAGCATTGGCTATTGAGTGCAGGGAGGATGACCAGGAGCTGCGTGAACTGCTTCAGAAAATAAATGATCAGTACACGGCCCATACTGTTTCAGCTGAACGTACTTTCTTGCATTTGTTGGAAGGTGGGTGCCAAATCCCGATAGCGGGTTATGCTCATATGGAAAAAGACGAGGTTGTCCTGACTGCACTTGTTGCCACCTCAGATGGAAAAACGGTATTAAAGGAAGTTGTCAAAGGCAAAAATCCGGTGGAAGTCGGCAGAGAAGCTGCTGAGCGGATGAAGGCGCGAGGAGCTCAGAAAATTGTCGATGACGCCAAAGAGGAGCTTGACCAATAA
- a CDS encoding cytochrome C assembly family protein — translation MLEMKWLYELILVIYGASVMGYFIDFIQYNRKANRIAFWLLSLVWVLQTLFLIYQLLLEDSFPVLNMYDGLYFYAWILVTFSLLINRFFRVDLIVFFTNLLGFFIMLLHVGASAQNQGTERGVHLVSELLIAHISLALLSYGFFTVSFLFSIMYLLQYRLLKEKKGYKWLRRFGGLDRLDTLSFQAVTVGVPILMISIILGIVWAYSSGAEFYWNDFKTMGSMFVLIVYMVHLILRLVKGYQGRTIALYNTGAFLFLLINFFLFSMLSNFHF, via the coding sequence ATGCTGGAAATGAAGTGGCTTTATGAACTGATTCTTGTCATATACGGCGCTAGTGTGATGGGATACTTTATCGATTTTATTCAATACAACCGGAAGGCCAATCGGATTGCCTTCTGGTTGCTTAGTTTGGTATGGGTTTTACAAACCTTGTTTTTAATTTATCAGCTGTTGCTTGAAGACAGCTTTCCGGTACTAAACATGTATGACGGACTTTATTTTTATGCCTGGATACTCGTTACATTTTCTCTGTTGATCAACCGCTTTTTTCGGGTGGATTTGATTGTTTTTTTTACGAACCTGCTAGGTTTTTTTATTATGCTTCTTCATGTAGGGGCTAGTGCCCAAAATCAGGGAACTGAACGGGGAGTCCACCTTGTCAGCGAGTTGTTAATCGCCCATATCAGCCTAGCGCTTTTATCCTATGGTTTTTTTACCGTTTCCTTTTTATTTTCTATTATGTACCTACTGCAATATCGTTTGCTGAAGGAAAAAAAAGGTTATAAATGGCTTCGTCGCTTCGGAGGGCTCGACCGGCTTGACACCTTGTCATTCCAAGCTGTGACGGTCGGGGTACCCATTCTTATGATTTCCATTATCTTGGGAATCGTCTGGGCGTATTCCTCCGGTGCCGAGTTTTATTGGAATGACTTTAAAACAATGGGCTCGATGTTCGTTTTGATTGTCTATATGGTCCACTTGATATTACGATTGGTGAAAGGGTATCAAGGCAGGACTATTGCTTTGTATAATACAGGAGCTTTTTTGTTTCTGTTGATTAATTTCTTTCTATTCAGCATGCTGTCTAATTTTCACTTTTGA
- the hemA gene encoding glutamyl-tRNA reductase: protein MHILVVGINYRTAPVEVREKLTFENQDVSQAMKSLNQQKSVLENVIISTCNRTEIYAVVDQLHTGRYYIKQFLAEWFDMDKDFFSPHLAIYEADGAVEHLFKVTSGLDSMVLGETQILGQMKQAFLLAQESGTTGTIYNELFKQAVTLAKRAHKETEIGDHAVSVSYAAVELAKKIFGDLLNKHVVILGAGKMGELAAKNLQGSGVEKVTVINRTLSKAEALAEQFSGQARTSDSLPEVLKDADILISSTGANNYVLDKDLLGPVHKQRKGRPLFLVDIAVPRDIDPVLGDLDSVFLYDIDDLQGIVDANLETRKQAAEAIELIIEEEIVAFKEWLQTKGVVPVISALREKALSIQAETMKSIERKMPDLSDRERKVLNKHTKSIINQMLKQPILQAKEMAGKPQAEESLQMFMQIFGIEEMVQEELNKQSGGKVFSFDQGTKVSQTVAVQKASTN from the coding sequence GTGCATATTTTAGTTGTCGGAATAAACTACAGAACAGCCCCTGTGGAAGTTAGGGAAAAGCTCACTTTTGAAAATCAAGATGTTTCGCAAGCAATGAAGTCTTTGAACCAACAAAAAAGCGTATTGGAAAATGTAATTATCTCCACTTGCAACCGGACAGAGATTTATGCAGTGGTTGATCAACTTCATACAGGACGCTATTACATCAAGCAATTCCTTGCCGAATGGTTCGACATGGACAAAGACTTTTTCTCACCACATCTGGCTATTTATGAAGCAGATGGAGCAGTAGAACACTTGTTCAAGGTGACGAGCGGTCTTGATTCCATGGTCTTGGGAGAAACCCAGATTCTTGGTCAAATGAAGCAGGCATTTCTTTTGGCGCAAGAATCCGGAACAACCGGCACCATTTATAATGAACTTTTCAAACAAGCTGTTACACTGGCAAAGCGTGCTCACAAGGAAACAGAAATCGGCGATCATGCTGTATCAGTCAGTTATGCGGCCGTAGAGCTTGCCAAGAAGATATTCGGCGATCTGTTGAACAAACATGTCGTCATTCTTGGTGCTGGAAAAATGGGAGAATTGGCAGCGAAAAATTTGCAAGGATCCGGTGTGGAAAAAGTGACAGTCATCAACCGCACGCTATCAAAAGCAGAAGCGCTGGCTGAGCAATTCTCCGGACAAGCACGTACATCCGATAGCCTTCCGGAAGTGTTGAAGGATGCAGATATTTTGATCAGTTCTACCGGAGCAAACAATTATGTGTTGGATAAAGATTTGTTGGGACCTGTACACAAGCAAAGGAAGGGACGTCCCCTTTTCCTAGTCGATATTGCTGTACCACGCGATATTGATCCAGTTCTTGGAGACCTTGACAGTGTGTTTTTATATGACATCGATGATCTGCAAGGAATTGTCGACGCCAACCTGGAAACAAGGAAGCAAGCTGCGGAAGCAATTGAATTGATAATAGAGGAAGAAATTGTCGCATTTAAGGAATGGCTTCAGACTAAAGGTGTGGTTCCGGTCATTTCTGCCCTAAGAGAAAAAGCGTTATCCATCCAGGCAGAAACGATGAAAAGCATTGAGCGTAAAATGCCGGATTTATCAGACCGCGAACGCAAGGTGTTGAACAAGCATACGAAAAGTATCATAAATCAGATGCTGAAACAGCCGATCTTGCAAGCGAAAGAAATGGCGGGCAAACCACAAGCAGAAGAATCATTGCAAATGTTCATGCAAATCTTCGGTATTGAAGAGATGGTTCAAGAGGAGTTGAACAAACAGTCCGGCGGCAAAGTTTTCAGCTTTGATCAAGGAACGAAGGTGTCACAAACAGTCGCTGTGCAAAAAGCATCGACGAATTGA